The Apibacter raozihei genome contains a region encoding:
- a CDS encoding MFS transporter, which translates to MNLLKTFHYAYVIIFCCCLIMGVIIGLVMSCAGIYYVPVSNELGVSKADFGLYMTFVYAFSFFMLSVAGRMMDRFSVRWILTLSSAMIGLTYLAMSQFSHIWQFYISGGVLGIALSFLLYLSYPVLINRWFISGIGFYIGLCSAASGIGGVLFNLLIGHYIEIYGWRTAYLISGLLILVVVTPLLGFLLRDYPADKDLNPYGKTNIINKKPETGIMYHTAIQSKAFYLIFLFAFLMIAVSTLNLFIPAYVISIGYSLKQSTQAASSIMLGVTLGKIILGYLNDKSVILGIFLSISLGILGLVILILSKDIVEMMLTGAFLFGWAYAGVTVETAILVRSVFGSKDYAKIFSHISISLALGGTIMSGAWGYLAETIGFKILLGVGISCLLLSGILGGHALSYKNSKSTDS; encoded by the coding sequence ATGAATTTATTGAAAACATTTCATTATGCTTATGTTATTATCTTTTGCTGCTGCTTGATTATGGGTGTCATCATTGGACTGGTAATGAGCTGCGCGGGTATTTATTATGTTCCTGTAAGTAACGAATTAGGTGTGTCCAAGGCTGATTTTGGTTTATATATGACTTTTGTATATGCATTTTCTTTCTTTATGCTTTCTGTAGCAGGCCGGATGATGGATAGATTTAGCGTGAGATGGATTTTAACTTTGAGTTCCGCTATGATAGGCCTGACTTACCTGGCAATGTCTCAATTTAGCCATATCTGGCAATTTTATATTTCAGGTGGTGTATTAGGTATTGCCTTATCTTTTTTGTTATATTTAAGTTATCCTGTGTTAATTAATCGATGGTTTATATCAGGAATCGGTTTTTATATAGGTTTGTGCAGTGCTGCCTCCGGAATCGGAGGCGTACTTTTTAACCTACTTATCGGTCATTATATTGAAATTTATGGCTGGAGAACAGCTTATTTAATATCCGGACTACTTATATTAGTAGTGGTTACTCCCCTATTAGGTTTCTTATTAAGAGATTATCCTGCGGATAAAGACCTAAACCCTTATGGGAAAACCAATATTATTAACAAAAAACCTGAAACAGGAATTATGTATCATACAGCCATACAATCAAAGGCATTTTACCTTATATTTTTGTTTGCATTTTTAATGATTGCCGTATCCACTCTTAATTTATTTATTCCTGCTTATGTAATTTCCATCGGCTATTCTTTGAAGCAGTCTACACAGGCTGCATCCTCTATTATGTTAGGAGTAACTCTGGGGAAAATAATATTAGGGTATTTAAACGATAAAAGTGTTATTCTGGGTATATTTTTATCCATAAGCCTGGGTATTCTAGGTTTAGTTATATTAATTCTTAGCAAAGACATTGTGGAAATGATGCTAACCGGAGCTTTCTTATTCGGCTGGGCGTATGCAGGCGTCACTGTTGAAACTGCTATTTTAGTTCGCTCTGTTTTCGGATCGAAAGATTATGCCAAAATATTTTCACATATATCTATTTCTTTAGCATTAGGCGGAACTATCATGTCAGGAGCCTGGGGTTATCTTGCCGAAACAATAGGGTTTAAAATATTATTGGGTGTTGGAATATCCTGTTTACTATTGTCCGGAATACTCGGTGGGCATGCTCTGAGTTATAAAAATTCTAAATCAACAGATTCATAA
- a CDS encoding helix-turn-helix domain-containing protein, with the protein MELFIKNMVCNRCILVVKNLTEELDLAVLKVEMGKITLKEKLDKNKTSLLKNHLEELGFELLDDNQQKLIEKIKTLIINHIQNLKDININFSELISQSLAKDYSYLSKLFSATEGLTIEHYTILQKIEKVKELLTYDELTLSEISYQLGYSSVAHLSSQFKKVTGLTPSQFKSQGIKLRKPLDKI; encoded by the coding sequence ATGGAATTATTTATAAAAAATATGGTTTGTAACCGATGTATTCTGGTAGTTAAGAATTTAACAGAGGAATTAGATTTAGCAGTTCTCAAGGTTGAAATGGGTAAAATTACACTAAAAGAAAAACTGGACAAAAACAAAACTAGTCTATTAAAAAATCATCTTGAAGAACTAGGTTTTGAATTGTTGGATGACAATCAGCAAAAACTTATTGAAAAAATTAAAACTTTAATCATAAATCATATTCAAAATCTTAAAGATATAAATATAAATTTTTCTGAACTTATATCTCAAAGCCTTGCTAAGGATTATTCATATTTAAGTAAATTATTTTCTGCAACTGAAGGATTAACTATTGAACATTATACAATATTACAAAAAATAGAGAAGGTGAAAGAGTTACTTACTTATGATGAACTTACTTTATCTGAAATTTCTTATCAATTGGGATACAGCAGTGTTGCACATTTATCTTCACAATTCAAAAAAGTTACCGGACTTACTCCGTCTCAATTTAAATCTCAGGGTATTAAACTGAGAAAACCCTTAGATAAAATCTAG
- the rpe gene encoding ribulose-phosphate 3-epimerase, with translation MAIIAPSILSADFGNLNKDIEMINKSDAGWFHIDVMDGVFVPNISFGFPILDAVNKKAEKIKDIHLMIVNPDPYIETFKNLGADYLTVHYEACIHLHRTVQEIKNAGMKAGVALNPHTNVHLLEDIIEDLDLVLVMSVNPGFGGQKFIQNTYNKISLTKELIIKKNSKALIQVDGGVNLDNAHQLAEAGADVLVAGSAVFNATNPLEMIKKLKITTEI, from the coding sequence ATGGCTATTATTGCACCTTCTATACTATCCGCAGATTTCGGAAACTTGAATAAAGATATTGAAATGATTAACAAAAGTGATGCCGGATGGTTTCACATAGATGTTATGGATGGTGTCTTCGTTCCTAACATATCTTTTGGATTTCCTATCCTTGATGCAGTTAACAAAAAAGCCGAAAAAATTAAGGATATACATTTAATGATTGTAAATCCCGATCCCTATATTGAAACTTTTAAAAATCTGGGAGCAGACTACCTTACCGTACATTACGAAGCATGTATTCATTTACATCGTACAGTTCAGGAAATAAAAAATGCAGGTATGAAAGCAGGGGTAGCATTAAATCCGCATACAAATGTGCATCTTCTGGAAGATATAATTGAAGATTTGGATTTGGTTTTAGTCATGAGTGTTAATCCCGGGTTTGGAGGACAAAAGTTTATTCAGAATACGTATAATAAAATATCGTTGACAAAGGAATTAATTATCAAAAAAAATTCAAAAGCACTGATACAGGTAGATGGAGGAGTAAATTTAGACAATGCACATCAGCTGGCAGAAGCAGGAGCTGATGTATTGGTCGCAGGAAGTGCAGTATTTAATGCAACAAATCCACTGGAAATGATAAAAAAATTAAAAATTACCACTGAAATATAG
- a CDS encoding 2-oxoglutarate dehydrogenase E1 component, translating to MDRFSFLNAIHSEYIEELYQKYLKYPDSVEPSWRSFFQGFDFANQTYNGKSLIETDKSSAQVNTEGISENIIKEFKVIDLVNGYRTRGHLFTKTNPVRQRRSYTPTLDIENFGLSKSDLTMSVNGKILGLEGVYTLQEVIDFLNRIYCDSIGIEYAYVRKPEEMAWIENWLRKNYNHAILNVDEKKRILKKLSHAVAFESFLHTKFVGQKRFSLEGGESLIPALDEIINHSSELGVEEIVIGMAHRGRLNVLANIFNKSYSQIFTEFEGKDYIETIFSGDVKYHLGSCNNYNTKKGKTVKISLAPNPSHLETVDAVVEGIARAKTDHDYNENYGKVLPILIHGDAAIAGQGIVYEVLQMMSLDGYTTGGTIHIIVNNQVGFTTNYLDARSSTYCTDVAKTVLSPVLHVNADDAEAVIHAVRFACDYRNKFNKDVFIDLLGYRKYGHNEGDEPRFTQPQLYKTIAKHPNPREIYRTQLEKEEVITPQMIAESDEEYRVLLDRSLEDSKGIDKATVELFMQQEWKTFDRVGADELLTTVDTTYPEDKLREIARTITEVPPGKNLFNKIQRLLKQRRDMVEVTNAIDWGMAELLAYGTLLTEGHTVRLSGEDVERGTFSHRHAVIKTEDTEEEIITLNQLDTKAKFYAYNSLLSEYGVLGFEYGYAMTTPYSLTIWEAQFGDFVNGAQIVIDQYISAAEDKWKMQNGLVMLLPHGFEGQGAEHSSARIERFLPLCANGNMYMVNSTTPANFFHAIRRQLKTNYRKPLIVFTPKSLLRHPKVVSSLEELSQGSFQELIDDSTAQTDKVTRLVFCSGKLYYELLKKREELNEERVALVRLEQLYPLHWEKIYQILDKYENKKEFIWAQEEPENMGAWWYILKEFRKFDIDVVCPSASGSPSPGSHERYDKIQHALINTVFENIK from the coding sequence ATGGACCGATTTTCATTTTTAAATGCAATTCATTCCGAATATATTGAAGAATTGTATCAAAAATATTTGAAATATCCAGATAGTGTAGAACCCAGCTGGAGAAGTTTTTTTCAAGGATTCGATTTTGCAAATCAAACCTACAACGGCAAATCCCTAATCGAAACAGACAAAAGCTCAGCTCAGGTAAATACTGAAGGAATTTCAGAAAATATCATCAAAGAATTTAAAGTCATAGATCTTGTTAACGGATATAGAACCCGGGGACATCTTTTTACAAAGACTAATCCCGTAAGACAAAGAAGATCTTACACACCGACTTTGGATATAGAAAATTTCGGACTTTCAAAGTCTGATTTAACTATGTCTGTAAATGGTAAAATACTGGGTCTGGAAGGTGTTTATACTCTGCAGGAAGTTATTGATTTTTTAAATAGAATCTACTGTGACTCTATAGGAATTGAATATGCATATGTCCGTAAGCCGGAAGAGATGGCATGGATTGAAAATTGGTTGAGAAAAAATTATAACCATGCTATTCTAAATGTTGACGAAAAGAAAAGAATATTAAAAAAACTTTCACATGCAGTTGCTTTTGAAAGTTTTTTACACACAAAATTTGTAGGACAGAAAAGATTTTCATTGGAAGGAGGTGAAAGTCTTATTCCGGCACTCGATGAAATTATAAATCATTCTTCTGAGTTGGGAGTAGAAGAAATAGTCATAGGAATGGCTCACAGAGGAAGACTTAATGTATTGGCCAATATATTTAATAAATCCTACTCTCAGATATTTACAGAATTTGAAGGAAAAGATTACATAGAAACTATTTTTTCAGGAGATGTAAAATATCATTTAGGTTCATGCAATAACTACAATACCAAAAAAGGAAAAACTGTAAAAATAAGTCTGGCTCCTAATCCTTCGCACCTTGAAACAGTAGACGCTGTGGTTGAAGGAATTGCAAGGGCAAAGACCGACCACGATTATAATGAAAACTACGGAAAAGTACTACCTATTCTGATACATGGTGATGCCGCTATAGCAGGACAGGGCATCGTGTACGAGGTACTTCAGATGATGAGTCTCGACGGATATACCACCGGAGGTACCATTCATATCATAGTAAATAATCAGGTAGGCTTTACAACTAATTATCTGGATGCTCGTTCAAGTACCTATTGTACCGATGTAGCCAAAACCGTATTGTCTCCGGTGCTTCATGTGAATGCAGACGATGCAGAAGCTGTAATTCATGCAGTTAGGTTTGCTTGCGATTACAGAAACAAATTCAATAAAGATGTATTTATTGATTTGTTGGGATATAGAAAATACGGACATAATGAAGGGGATGAACCAAGATTTACCCAGCCGCAACTTTACAAAACGATAGCTAAACATCCGAATCCCAGAGAAATTTACAGGACCCAGCTTGAAAAAGAAGAAGTGATCACTCCGCAAATGATTGCTGAAAGTGATGAAGAATACAGAGTTTTATTGGATCGAAGTCTTGAGGATTCTAAAGGAATAGATAAGGCTACTGTTGAACTATTCATGCAACAGGAGTGGAAAACATTTGACAGGGTTGGTGCAGATGAGCTTTTAACAACTGTTGATACCACTTATCCAGAAGATAAGCTAAGAGAAATAGCCAGAACCATAACCGAAGTACCTCCGGGAAAAAACCTGTTTAATAAAATACAAAGGTTATTAAAACAGCGTAGAGATATGGTGGAAGTTACCAATGCAATTGATTGGGGTATGGCTGAATTACTCGCTTATGGAACACTTTTAACCGAAGGACATACAGTCAGGTTATCCGGAGAAGATGTGGAACGAGGAACTTTTTCCCATCGCCATGCGGTAATTAAAACAGAAGATACAGAAGAAGAAATCATAACATTGAATCAGCTTGACACCAAAGCTAAATTTTATGCCTATAATTCCTTACTTTCAGAATATGGAGTTTTAGGATTCGAATATGGTTATGCTATGACTACTCCTTATTCATTGACTATTTGGGAAGCTCAGTTTGGTGATTTTGTCAATGGAGCTCAGATTGTAATAGATCAGTACATATCAGCTGCTGAAGATAAATGGAAAATGCAGAACGGATTGGTTATGCTTTTACCTCACGGATTTGAGGGGCAGGGAGCAGAACATTCCTCAGCAAGAATTGAAAGATTTCTTCCATTATGTGCCAATGGCAATATGTATATGGTAAATTCTACCACTCCGGCAAACTTCTTCCATGCCATAAGAAGACAATTGAAAACAAACTACAGAAAGCCATTAATTGTCTTTACACCAAAAAGTCTTCTTAGACATCCTAAAGTGGTTTCATCACTTGAGGAACTGTCACAGGGAAGTTTCCAGGAATTAATTGATGATTCAACGGCTCAAACAGATAAAGTAACACGATTAGTCTTCTGTTCAGGTAAATTGTACTATGAATTACTTAAAAAAAGAGAAGAACTGAACGAAGAAAGAGTAGCATTGGTTAGACTGGAACAATTATATCCATTGCATTGGGAAAAAATCTACCAGATTTTAGATAAATACGAAAACAAAAAAGAATTTATCTGGGCTCAGGAAGAACCTGAAAATATGGGAGCCTGGTGGTATATATTGAAAGAATTCCGAAAATTCGATATAGATGTTGTATGCCCTTCAGCTAGTGGCTCTCCATCTCCGGGATCACACGAAAGATATGATAAAATTCAACATGCATTGATAAACACAGTTTTTGAAAATATAAAATAA
- a CDS encoding diacylglycerol/lipid kinase family protein — MKVKKIHFIVNPISGGGKGKEVEKSIRKLFYDYNIEIKLTEKKNDAHDFAIKSYNEGADLIVSCGGDGTFNEVASALVNKDIPLAIVPIGSGNGLARHLKLPLNYEKALQLILNSKMIIEKIDVGCLNEYFFFSNTGIGFDAEAVKVYSHQKQRQLIGYLKCVFLSIFQFKPVHLILNSDVYNFEGKAMLLNISNSNCMGYDFTIAPQASLKDGLLDVNLVKKCSWFKFLSIGLGFVVKKNFSKKQSYFKTNHLNVKTSSNGFIQLDGEYMALDTQELKISILPQALNILVS, encoded by the coding sequence ATGAAAGTTAAAAAAATTCATTTTATTGTAAATCCCATTTCGGGAGGAGGAAAAGGAAAAGAAGTAGAAAAAAGTATTCGAAAACTTTTTTACGACTATAATATTGAAATTAAATTAACTGAGAAAAAAAATGATGCTCACGATTTTGCCATAAAATCGTATAATGAAGGAGCTGATCTGATTGTTAGCTGTGGAGGAGATGGAACATTTAACGAAGTAGCCTCAGCTTTAGTTAACAAAGATATCCCATTGGCAATTGTACCCATCGGATCAGGAAATGGCTTGGCCAGGCATTTAAAACTGCCTTTAAATTATGAAAAAGCATTGCAGCTTATTCTGAATTCCAAAATGATAATTGAAAAAATTGACGTGGGATGTTTAAATGAATATTTCTTTTTCAGTAATACAGGAATAGGTTTCGATGCTGAGGCAGTTAAGGTTTATTCACATCAGAAACAAAGGCAATTAATAGGATATCTTAAATGCGTTTTTTTAAGTATATTTCAGTTTAAACCAGTTCATTTGATTTTAAATTCTGACGTATACAATTTTGAAGGCAAAGCCATGTTATTGAATATTTCAAATAGTAATTGTATGGGTTATGATTTTACAATTGCACCCCAAGCATCACTTAAAGATGGTTTGCTTGATGTTAATTTAGTTAAAAAATGTTCATGGTTTAAATTTTTATCCATAGGGTTGGGTTTTGTAGTGAAGAAAAATTTTAGCAAAAAACAAAGTTATTTCAAAACAAATCACTTAAATGTTAAAACATCAAGTAATGGTTTTATACAACTAGATGGAGAATATATGGCTCTGGATACACAGGAGCTGAAAATATCAATATTACCTCAGGCCCTGAATATATTAGTTTCATAA
- a CDS encoding YihY/virulence factor BrkB family protein, producing the protein MGIRFKNTKAFLKKIRISSFNNISLFEILSIYFHGITRGSLGVRAAAASWSIFMSMFPFMIFFLLFISYLPYYEEIQHLIYDFLLKKLLPPHIFTVVNTYMNDRFNLVNNQLNRPNTLLLVFSVLLFIFLSSNGIRSLIRGFKSINHKEPIEFKGVRSFVLSIFIVLFFSVFLFLSLLLIYVTEFVFRLFQHSISFNAFEYRIIINLLNFFLSLFIFFIGICFLYYLGRTTKISFRGVMPGAFLTTVLFTLTTYLFGYYIANFTRFNVLYGSIGSVLMIMLWVNISVTFTLAGYELNIALQKAKYKNSSQAEIKNL; encoded by the coding sequence ATGGGTATCAGATTTAAGAATACCAAAGCTTTTCTTAAGAAAATAAGAATTTCATCTTTCAATAATATTTCCCTGTTTGAAATATTGTCTATTTATTTTCATGGAATTACCAGGGGGTCACTGGGTGTACGTGCAGCGGCAGCTTCGTGGAGTATTTTTATGAGTATGTTTCCTTTTATGATTTTCTTTTTACTGTTTATCAGCTACTTACCTTATTATGAAGAAATACAGCATCTTATCTATGATTTTTTACTGAAAAAATTATTGCCTCCTCATATTTTTACTGTTGTTAATACTTATATGAACGATAGGTTCAACCTTGTTAATAATCAACTGAACAGACCTAATACTTTATTACTTGTCTTTTCCGTTTTATTGTTTATCTTTTTATCGTCCAATGGCATACGTTCATTAATCAGAGGCTTTAAATCCATTAATCATAAAGAGCCTATCGAGTTTAAAGGAGTTCGTTCTTTTGTATTGAGTATATTTATTGTACTTTTCTTTTCGGTGTTTTTATTTTTATCTTTACTTTTGATTTATGTAACTGAATTTGTATTTCGCCTTTTTCAACATTCCATTTCATTCAATGCATTCGAATATCGTATAATTATAAATCTGCTAAACTTTTTCTTATCCTTATTTATATTCTTTATTGGAATTTGTTTCCTGTATTACCTTGGAAGGACGACTAAAATAAGCTTTAGAGGAGTAATGCCCGGTGCTTTTTTAACTACTGTATTATTTACTTTGACGACATACCTTTTTGGTTATTACATTGCCAATTTTACTCGCTTTAATGTTTTATACGGCTCAATAGGCTCTGTGCTTATGATTATGCTGTGGGTAAATATTTCAGTAACGTTTACTCTTGCAGGCTATGAATTAAACATAGCATTGCAAAAGGCTAAATACAAAAATTCTTCTCAAGCGGAAATTAAAAACTTATGA
- a CDS encoding RBBP9/YdeN family alpha/beta hydrolase: MIIYFNIPGLGGSDTEHWQTYFEKSSESMIRIEQKDWDSPECEDWINTIEKKLQPYYDKHEIVLIGHSLGCATIAHWAKKFKKTIKGALLVAPSDIENPAYTFPANGFTPMPLEKINFKTVVVYSTDDPWVSVERASYFAKCWGSELRSVGNAGHINVASGYGVWEEGQHILKSI; the protein is encoded by the coding sequence ATGATCATTTATTTTAATATTCCTGGATTAGGCGGATCTGATACGGAACACTGGCAAACATATTTTGAAAAATCTTCTGAGTCTATGATAAGGATTGAACAAAAGGATTGGGATAGCCCGGAATGTGAAGATTGGATTAATACTATTGAAAAAAAACTGCAACCTTATTATGATAAGCACGAAATAGTTTTAATAGGACATAGTCTAGGATGTGCAACGATTGCACATTGGGCTAAAAAATTTAAGAAAACTATTAAAGGAGCATTGTTGGTGGCACCCAGTGATATTGAAAATCCGGCATATACTTTTCCTGCTAATGGCTTTACACCTATGCCGTTAGAAAAAATTAATTTTAAGACAGTTGTGGTCTATAGTACAGACGATCCTTGGGTAAGTGTTGAACGAGCCTCTTATTTTGCTAAATGCTGGGGAAGTGAACTACGATCCGTAGGAAACGCAGGGCATATTAATGTAGCTTCAGGGTACGGAGTATGGGAGGAAGGACAGCATATTTTAAAAAGTATATAA
- the odhB gene encoding 2-oxoglutarate dehydrogenase complex dihydrolipoyllysine-residue succinyltransferase, protein MILEMKVPSPGESITEVEIATWLVKDGDYVEKDQAIAEVDSDKATLDLPAEASGTITLKAQEGDTVQVGQVVCLIDTDAAKPASSEPQQPKQEIAQTTPVPEPVKPVPQAEPKPQPTYATGTASPAAKKILEERNIPAASISGTGKEGRITKEDAINAAVPSMGTPAGSGVRSSQSSKLSVLRRKVAERLVYVKNETAMLTTFNEVDMSEIFRLRNEFKDEFKTKHGVGLGFMSFFTLAVVRALQMYPDVNSMIDGDYKISYDFQDISVAVSGPKGLMVPVLRNAETMTFRGVEQNIKDLAIKVRDGKITVDEMTGGTFTITNGGVFGSMMSTPILNPPQSAILGMHNIVERPVVKNKQITIAPMMYLALSYDHRIIDGRESVGFLVAVKEAIENPEELLMNNNVRKALEL, encoded by the coding sequence ATGATACTTGAAATGAAAGTTCCCTCTCCGGGAGAATCGATAACAGAAGTCGAAATTGCTACCTGGTTAGTAAAAGATGGAGATTATGTGGAAAAAGATCAGGCTATTGCTGAAGTTGATTCAGATAAAGCTACGTTGGATTTACCGGCAGAAGCAAGCGGAACTATTACTTTAAAGGCACAAGAAGGAGACACGGTTCAGGTAGGTCAGGTAGTATGTTTAATCGATACGGATGCAGCAAAACCGGCAAGTTCGGAACCTCAGCAGCCAAAACAGGAAATTGCTCAAACCACTCCGGTACCAGAACCTGTAAAACCGGTACCTCAGGCAGAACCTAAACCGCAGCCCACTTATGCAACAGGAACGGCTTCTCCTGCAGCAAAAAAAATATTAGAAGAAAGAAACATTCCTGCCGCATCTATTTCAGGAACCGGTAAAGAAGGAAGAATAACTAAGGAAGATGCAATTAATGCAGCAGTTCCTTCAATGGGAACCCCTGCAGGAAGCGGAGTTCGTTCCTCTCAATCATCTAAACTGTCTGTTTTGAGAAGAAAAGTGGCAGAACGTTTGGTTTATGTAAAAAATGAAACAGCTATGCTTACCACTTTTAATGAAGTGGATATGAGTGAAATTTTCCGCTTAAGAAATGAATTTAAAGATGAATTCAAAACAAAACACGGAGTAGGACTTGGATTTATGTCATTCTTTACGCTTGCCGTAGTACGTGCTTTACAAATGTATCCGGATGTAAATTCTATGATTGACGGAGATTATAAAATATCCTATGATTTTCAGGATATCAGTGTAGCCGTTTCAGGACCTAAAGGGTTAATGGTTCCGGTTTTAAGAAACGCGGAAACTATGACTTTCAGAGGCGTGGAGCAAAACATCAAAGATTTGGCTATTAAAGTAAGAGATGGAAAAATAACCGTAGACGAAATGACAGGCGGAACTTTCACCATTACTAACGGAGGAGTTTTTGGATCTATGATGTCTACACCGATACTAAACCCACCGCAAAGTGCCATATTAGGAATGCACAATATTGTAGAAAGACCGGTAGTAAAAAACAAACAGATTACTATTGCACCTATGATGTATCTTGCCTTATCTTACGATCACAGAATTATTGACGGAAGAGAATCCGTAGGCTTTTTAGTTGCTGTAAAAG
- a CDS encoding SDR family oxidoreductase: protein MKDSKDIIVLTGAGQLGMAIVRRMGYSYKIFIADWKFENAVSISQILTEAGFDAVPFKTDISSRKSISELISAAQKEGNIAMLINAAGVSPSQSTIEHILEVDLYGTAILLEEFGKVIKKGGSAITISSQSGYRMPALTAEEDKLLATTPAESLFTLELLQTKNIKNTLHAYQIAKRCNVKRVAAEAVIWGKRGARINSISPGIIVTPLALDEFNGPRGDFYKNMFAQSPAGRPGTADEVANVAELLLSSKGAFITGADFLIDGGATASYFYGSLQTENL from the coding sequence ATGAAGGATTCTAAAGATATTATCGTACTTACGGGTGCCGGACAATTGGGAATGGCTATTGTAAGGAGAATGGGATATAGTTATAAAATATTTATAGCCGACTGGAAATTTGAAAATGCAGTATCTATATCTCAAATTTTAACAGAAGCAGGTTTTGATGCTGTTCCTTTTAAAACAGATATTTCTTCGAGAAAGTCTATTTCCGAACTTATCTCTGCTGCTCAGAAAGAAGGAAATATTGCCATGCTCATAAATGCTGCAGGTGTATCTCCAAGCCAATCCACTATTGAGCATATATTAGAGGTTGATTTATATGGAACAGCTATACTACTGGAGGAATTTGGTAAAGTTATAAAAAAAGGAGGATCTGCTATTACTATTTCTAGTCAGTCCGGATACAGAATGCCTGCCTTAACCGCTGAAGAAGATAAATTATTAGCAACTACTCCTGCAGAAAGTTTATTTACCCTAGAACTTCTCCAAACTAAAAATATAAAAAATACTCTACACGCCTATCAAATAGCTAAAAGGTGTAACGTAAAAAGAGTAGCAGCTGAAGCAGTAATATGGGGGAAACGTGGAGCCCGGATAAATTCAATATCACCAGGTATCATTGTAACACCTTTGGCTTTGGATGAATTTAACGGGCCCAGGGGAGACTTTTATAAAAATATGTTTGCGCAATCACCGGCAGGCCGTCCCGGAACAGCTGATGAGGTAGCCAACGTTGCTGAATTGCTTTTAAGCAGTAAAGGTGCTTTTATTACAGGTGCTGATTTTTTAATAGACGGAGGTGCTACGGCTTCTTATTTCTATGGTTCTCTTCAAACTGAAAATCTTTGA
- a CDS encoding nuclear transport factor 2 family protein, with the protein MQLNIKNKNIQLEEAIKQSIRQLIHSMVQNDLNTIDKLLDKDFTLTHITGYVQSKSEWLDNMRSEKMKYYSSKETELYLKINYNKAIVLIRNYIDANIGGSRKNWRLQQKFELDNRDTSWIITKSVASLF; encoded by the coding sequence ATGCAATTAAATATAAAAAATAAAAATATTCAGCTGGAAGAAGCTATTAAACAATCTATAAGACAGCTTATACACTCAATGGTTCAAAATGATTTGAACACTATAGATAAGCTGTTGGATAAAGATTTTACCTTAACACACATAACAGGATATGTTCAGTCTAAATCGGAATGGTTAGATAATATGAGAAGCGAAAAAATGAAATATTACTCGTCTAAAGAAACGGAACTTTATCTTAAAATAAATTATAATAAGGCGATTGTTCTTATACGAAATTATATTGATGCTAATATTGGGGGAAGTAGAAAAAACTGGCGTTTACAACAAAAATTTGAGTTAGATAATCGTGATACCTCATGGATTATCACAAAATCCGTAGCATCATTATTTTAA